One window of Ziziphus jujuba cultivar Dongzao chromosome 5, ASM3175591v1 genomic DNA carries:
- the LOC107419946 gene encoding uncharacterized protein LOC107419946 isoform X5: protein MKVLDLGLELKLQEVVQFSADIGKYWYQRYLLFSRYDNGIKMDEEGWFSVTPESIARHHAVRCSGGLIVDCFTGVGGNAIQFAQKSKHVIAIDIDPKKIEYAQHNAAIYGVNDQIDFIKGDFFVLAPKLKADTVFLSPPWGGPDYAKVEKYDMKTMLQPHDGYLLFHTAREIASRIVMFLPRNVDLNQLAELSLSVSPPWSLEVEKNFLNGKLKAITAYFDDTTMKG from the exons G AGCTTAAATTGCAAGAGGTGGTACAGTTTTCTGCTGATATTGGTAAATACTGGTATCAGAGGTACCTGTTGTTTTCCAGATATGATAATGGTATAAAAATGGATGAGGAAGGATGGTTTTCTGTGACTCCAGAGTCTATTGCTAGGCATCATGCTGTCCGTTGTAGTGGTGGATTGATAGTTGATTGCTTCACTGGTGTAGGTGGCAATGCCATCCAATTTGCACAGAA GTCCAAACATGTAATTGCAATAGACATTGATCCAAAGAAGATTGAGTATGCACAACATAATGCTGCCATCTATGGTGTAAATGACCAAATAGATTTCATTAAGGGGGACTTTTTCGTTTTGGCCCCAAAGTTGAAG GCAGACACTGTATTCTTGTCACCCCCATGGGGGGGACCTGATTATGCTAAAGTGGAGAAATACGATATGAAAACAATGCTTCAGCCACATGATGG ATATCTTCTGTTTCACACTGCCAGAGAAATTGCTTCCAGAATTGTCATGTTTCTCCCTAGAAACGTTGATCTCAACCAATTGGCAGAGTTGTCTCTATCAGTTAGTCCCCCATGGTCACTAGag GTAGAGAAGAATTTTTTAAATGGCAAGTTAAAGGCCATAACTGCTTACTTCGATGACACCACCATGAAAGGATAA
- the LOC107419946 gene encoding uncharacterized protein LOC107419946 isoform X6, whose product MDEEGWFSVTPESIARHHAVRCSGGLIVDCFTGVGGNAIQFAQKSKHVIAIDIDPKKIEYAQHNAAIYGVNDQIDFIKGDFFVLAPKLKADTVFLSPPWGGPDYAKVEKYDMKTMLQPHDGYLLFHTAREIASRIVMFLPRNVDLNQLAELSLSVSPPWSLEVEKNFLNGKLKAITAYFDDTTMKG is encoded by the exons ATGGATGAGGAAGGATGGTTTTCTGTGACTCCAGAGTCTATTGCTAGGCATCATGCTGTCCGTTGTAGTGGTGGATTGATAGTTGATTGCTTCACTGGTGTAGGTGGCAATGCCATCCAATTTGCACAGAA GTCCAAACATGTAATTGCAATAGACATTGATCCAAAGAAGATTGAGTATGCACAACATAATGCTGCCATCTATGGTGTAAATGACCAAATAGATTTCATTAAGGGGGACTTTTTCGTTTTGGCCCCAAAGTTGAAG GCAGACACTGTATTCTTGTCACCCCCATGGGGGGGACCTGATTATGCTAAAGTGGAGAAATACGATATGAAAACAATGCTTCAGCCACATGATGG ATATCTTCTGTTTCACACTGCCAGAGAAATTGCTTCCAGAATTGTCATGTTTCTCCCTAGAAACGTTGATCTCAACCAATTGGCAGAGTTGTCTCTATCAGTTAGTCCCCCATGGTCACTAGag GTAGAGAAGAATTTTTTAAATGGCAAGTTAAAGGCCATAACTGCTTACTTCGATGACACCACCATGAAAGGATAA
- the LOC107420005 gene encoding uncharacterized protein LOC107420005 isoform X1 has translation MPELGFQEQSSSVRSAIRTRDASPDSVIFTLESNFSLFSSASASVDRCSFASDAHDHDSIASEISLNLVDESEGGSGNFVQHLAGHDVEQQESSSGPDPDPNKATLRIKNKHKKGDKAKVQKEESDGDVVLDSARSSFSLALKECQDRRSRSEALPKKLDRRRPASLDLNNVTASSPRLGTIKKVSMTSRRSGTFPSPGTPNYRHASVVMQKGWSSERVPLHTNAGRKHANSALLPFSNGRTLPSKWEDAERWIFSPVSGDGVNRTSVQQPQRKPKSKSGPLGPPGIAYYSLYSPTVQMFDGASVSNFTAGSPFSAGVIAADGLAIRPSGHGGAFNVRTEPCMARSVSVHGCSETPNHSSYPANEDEKVDGVKDAATNVSRAVSRRDMATQMSPEGSTNSSPNMGPSLSESTSSIMPVVELQSAPTSKLEVRDVQVDERVTMTRWSKKHKARFPGKGSEIVDNWKKKDADARSPAWDLSETAKNISKCVTSGSLFSRVKREEAKITAWENLQKAKAEAAIRKLEMKLEKKRSSSMDKIMNKLRSAQKRAQEMRSSVLVNQAHQVTRTSHKAVSFRRTRQMGSLSGCFTCHAFL, from the exons ATGCCGGAGTTAGGTTTTCAGGAGCAGAGCTCATCAGTGAGATCGGCCATCAGAACCCGTGATGCTAGTCCTGACTCCGTGATCTTCACGCTTGAGTCAAACTTCAGTCTCTTTTCTTCCGCGTCTGCCAGCGTCGATCGCTGCTCTTTCGCCTCTGACGCTCACGACCACGACTCCATTGCTTCTGAGATCTCTCTG AATCTAGTTGATGAATCTGAAGGTGGTAGTGGTAATTTCGTGCAGCATCTAGCAGGACATGATGTTGAACAGCAAGAGAGTTCGAGTGGTCCAGATCCAGATCCAAACAAAGCCACTTTACGCatcaaaaacaaacataaaaaaggAGATAAAGCGAAAG ttcaaaaagaagaaagcGACGGCGATGTAGTTCTTGATTCGGCCCGAAGCTCTTTCTCTCTGGCCCTCAAAG AGTGTCAGGACCGGAGATCCAGATCTGAAGCTTTGCCAAAGAAATTAGACCGCCGACGACCTGCTtccttggatttgaacaatgtCACTGCATCGTCACCTCGATTGGGAACCATCAAGAAGGTGTCTATGACTTCCCGGAGGTCTGGTACGTTCCCTAGTCCTGGAACACCAAATTATCGGCACGCAAGTGTTGTAATGCAGAAGGGTTGGAGCTCGGAGCGAGTGCCATTGCATACAAATGCTGGCAGGAAACATGCCAATTCTGCATTGTTGCCTTTCAGTAACGGAAGGACGTTGCCTTCCAAATGGGAAGATGCTGAAAGGTGGATTTTCAGTCCGGTGTCTGGTGACGGTGTGAATAGGACTTCGGTTCAACAGCCGCAGAGGAAACCCAAGTCAAAGAGTGGACCACTTGGACCCCCAGGAATTGCATATTATTCTTTGTACTCACCAACGGTGCAGATGTTTGATGGGGCCAGTGTAAGCAATTTCACGGCTGGTTCTCCTTTCTCAGCTGGTGTTATAGCAGCTGATGGATTGGCGATCCGTCCCAGTGGCCATGGTGGAGCCTTTAATGTGCGGACAGAGCCTTGCATGGCCCGTTCAGTTAGTGTGCATGGTTGCTCTGAGACACCGAACCACTCATCATATCCTGCCAATGAAG ATGAAAAGGTTGATGGTGTCAAGGATGCAGCCACCAACGTGTCTCGTGCAGTTTCAAGAAGGGACATGGCAACCCAGATGAGCCCAGAGGGCAGCACAAACTCTTCTCCGAATATGGGACCTTCTTTGTCTGAATCAACTTCTTCAATCATGCCTGTTGTAGAGTTGCAGAGTGCCCCTACTTCTAAATTAGAAGTCCGGGATGTACAGGTAGATGAACGGGTCACCATGACAAGATGGTCCAAGAAACATAAAGCCCGTTTCCCTGGGAAGGGCTCTGAAATTGTTgataattggaaaaagaaagatgCAGATGCTCGATCTCCAGCTTGGGATCTCTCTGAAACAGCAAAGAACATCTCGAA ATGTGTGACCTCTGGGTCTCTTTTTTCCAGAGTTAAAAGGGAAGAAGCTAAAATCACGGCATGGGAGAACCTGCAGAAGGCAAAAGCTGAGGCAGCTATACGGAAATTAGAG ATGAAGCTGGAAAAGAAGAGATCATCTTCTATGGATAAAATAATGAACAAGTTAAGATCAGCTCAGAAGAGAGCTCAAGAAATGAGGAGCTCGGTGTTGGTCAACCAGGCTCATCAAGTTACCAGAACTTCCCACAAAGCTGTGTCATTTCGTAGAACCCGTCAAATGGGTTCTTTGAGTGGATGTTTTACCTGCCATGCATTCTTATAA
- the LOC107420005 gene encoding uncharacterized protein LOC107420005 isoform X2, with the protein MPELGFQEQSSSVRSAIRTRDASPDSVIFTLESNFSLFSSASASVDRCSFASDAHDHDSIASEISLNLVDESEGGSGNFVQHLAGHDVEQQESSSGPDPDPNKATLRIKNKHKKGDKAKVQKEESDGDVVLDSARSSFSLALKECQDRRSRSEALPKKLDRRRPASLDLNNVTASSPRLGTIKKVSMTSRRSGTFPSPGTPNYRHASVVMQKGWSSERVPLHTNAGRKHANSALLPFSNGRTLPSKWEDAERWIFSPVSGDGVNRTSVQQPQRKPKSKSGPLGPPGIAYYSLYSPTVQMFDGASVSNFTAGSPFSAGVIAADGLAIRPSGHGGAFNVRTEPCMARSVSVHGCSETPNHSSYPANEDEKVDGVKDAATNVSRAVSRRDMATQMSPEGSTNSSPNMGPSLSESTSSIMPVVELQSAPTSKLEVRDVQVDERVTMTRWSKKHKARFPGKGSEIVDNWKKKDADARSPAWDLSETAKNISKVKREEAKITAWENLQKAKAEAAIRKLEMKLEKKRSSSMDKIMNKLRSAQKRAQEMRSSVLVNQAHQVTRTSHKAVSFRRTRQMGSLSGCFTCHAFL; encoded by the exons ATGCCGGAGTTAGGTTTTCAGGAGCAGAGCTCATCAGTGAGATCGGCCATCAGAACCCGTGATGCTAGTCCTGACTCCGTGATCTTCACGCTTGAGTCAAACTTCAGTCTCTTTTCTTCCGCGTCTGCCAGCGTCGATCGCTGCTCTTTCGCCTCTGACGCTCACGACCACGACTCCATTGCTTCTGAGATCTCTCTG AATCTAGTTGATGAATCTGAAGGTGGTAGTGGTAATTTCGTGCAGCATCTAGCAGGACATGATGTTGAACAGCAAGAGAGTTCGAGTGGTCCAGATCCAGATCCAAACAAAGCCACTTTACGCatcaaaaacaaacataaaaaaggAGATAAAGCGAAAG ttcaaaaagaagaaagcGACGGCGATGTAGTTCTTGATTCGGCCCGAAGCTCTTTCTCTCTGGCCCTCAAAG AGTGTCAGGACCGGAGATCCAGATCTGAAGCTTTGCCAAAGAAATTAGACCGCCGACGACCTGCTtccttggatttgaacaatgtCACTGCATCGTCACCTCGATTGGGAACCATCAAGAAGGTGTCTATGACTTCCCGGAGGTCTGGTACGTTCCCTAGTCCTGGAACACCAAATTATCGGCACGCAAGTGTTGTAATGCAGAAGGGTTGGAGCTCGGAGCGAGTGCCATTGCATACAAATGCTGGCAGGAAACATGCCAATTCTGCATTGTTGCCTTTCAGTAACGGAAGGACGTTGCCTTCCAAATGGGAAGATGCTGAAAGGTGGATTTTCAGTCCGGTGTCTGGTGACGGTGTGAATAGGACTTCGGTTCAACAGCCGCAGAGGAAACCCAAGTCAAAGAGTGGACCACTTGGACCCCCAGGAATTGCATATTATTCTTTGTACTCACCAACGGTGCAGATGTTTGATGGGGCCAGTGTAAGCAATTTCACGGCTGGTTCTCCTTTCTCAGCTGGTGTTATAGCAGCTGATGGATTGGCGATCCGTCCCAGTGGCCATGGTGGAGCCTTTAATGTGCGGACAGAGCCTTGCATGGCCCGTTCAGTTAGTGTGCATGGTTGCTCTGAGACACCGAACCACTCATCATATCCTGCCAATGAAG ATGAAAAGGTTGATGGTGTCAAGGATGCAGCCACCAACGTGTCTCGTGCAGTTTCAAGAAGGGACATGGCAACCCAGATGAGCCCAGAGGGCAGCACAAACTCTTCTCCGAATATGGGACCTTCTTTGTCTGAATCAACTTCTTCAATCATGCCTGTTGTAGAGTTGCAGAGTGCCCCTACTTCTAAATTAGAAGTCCGGGATGTACAGGTAGATGAACGGGTCACCATGACAAGATGGTCCAAGAAACATAAAGCCCGTTTCCCTGGGAAGGGCTCTGAAATTGTTgataattggaaaaagaaagatgCAGATGCTCGATCTCCAGCTTGGGATCTCTCTGAAACAGCAAAGAACATCTCGAA AGTTAAAAGGGAAGAAGCTAAAATCACGGCATGGGAGAACCTGCAGAAGGCAAAAGCTGAGGCAGCTATACGGAAATTAGAG ATGAAGCTGGAAAAGAAGAGATCATCTTCTATGGATAAAATAATGAACAAGTTAAGATCAGCTCAGAAGAGAGCTCAAGAAATGAGGAGCTCGGTGTTGGTCAACCAGGCTCATCAAGTTACCAGAACTTCCCACAAAGCTGTGTCATTTCGTAGAACCCGTCAAATGGGTTCTTTGAGTGGATGTTTTACCTGCCATGCATTCTTATAA
- the LOC107420005 gene encoding uncharacterized protein LOC107420005 isoform X3 yields the protein MPELGFQEQSSSVRSAIRTRDASPDSVIFTLESNFSLFSSASASVDRCSFASDAHDHDSIASEISLHLAGHDVEQQESSSGPDPDPNKATLRIKNKHKKGDKAKVQKEESDGDVVLDSARSSFSLALKECQDRRSRSEALPKKLDRRRPASLDLNNVTASSPRLGTIKKVSMTSRRSGTFPSPGTPNYRHASVVMQKGWSSERVPLHTNAGRKHANSALLPFSNGRTLPSKWEDAERWIFSPVSGDGVNRTSVQQPQRKPKSKSGPLGPPGIAYYSLYSPTVQMFDGASVSNFTAGSPFSAGVIAADGLAIRPSGHGGAFNVRTEPCMARSVSVHGCSETPNHSSYPANEDEKVDGVKDAATNVSRAVSRRDMATQMSPEGSTNSSPNMGPSLSESTSSIMPVVELQSAPTSKLEVRDVQVDERVTMTRWSKKHKARFPGKGSEIVDNWKKKDADARSPAWDLSETAKNISKCVTSGSLFSRVKREEAKITAWENLQKAKAEAAIRKLEMKLEKKRSSSMDKIMNKLRSAQKRAQEMRSSVLVNQAHQVTRTSHKAVSFRRTRQMGSLSGCFTCHAFL from the exons ATGCCGGAGTTAGGTTTTCAGGAGCAGAGCTCATCAGTGAGATCGGCCATCAGAACCCGTGATGCTAGTCCTGACTCCGTGATCTTCACGCTTGAGTCAAACTTCAGTCTCTTTTCTTCCGCGTCTGCCAGCGTCGATCGCTGCTCTTTCGCCTCTGACGCTCACGACCACGACTCCATTGCTTCTGAGATCTCTCTG CATCTAGCAGGACATGATGTTGAACAGCAAGAGAGTTCGAGTGGTCCAGATCCAGATCCAAACAAAGCCACTTTACGCatcaaaaacaaacataaaaaaggAGATAAAGCGAAAG ttcaaaaagaagaaagcGACGGCGATGTAGTTCTTGATTCGGCCCGAAGCTCTTTCTCTCTGGCCCTCAAAG AGTGTCAGGACCGGAGATCCAGATCTGAAGCTTTGCCAAAGAAATTAGACCGCCGACGACCTGCTtccttggatttgaacaatgtCACTGCATCGTCACCTCGATTGGGAACCATCAAGAAGGTGTCTATGACTTCCCGGAGGTCTGGTACGTTCCCTAGTCCTGGAACACCAAATTATCGGCACGCAAGTGTTGTAATGCAGAAGGGTTGGAGCTCGGAGCGAGTGCCATTGCATACAAATGCTGGCAGGAAACATGCCAATTCTGCATTGTTGCCTTTCAGTAACGGAAGGACGTTGCCTTCCAAATGGGAAGATGCTGAAAGGTGGATTTTCAGTCCGGTGTCTGGTGACGGTGTGAATAGGACTTCGGTTCAACAGCCGCAGAGGAAACCCAAGTCAAAGAGTGGACCACTTGGACCCCCAGGAATTGCATATTATTCTTTGTACTCACCAACGGTGCAGATGTTTGATGGGGCCAGTGTAAGCAATTTCACGGCTGGTTCTCCTTTCTCAGCTGGTGTTATAGCAGCTGATGGATTGGCGATCCGTCCCAGTGGCCATGGTGGAGCCTTTAATGTGCGGACAGAGCCTTGCATGGCCCGTTCAGTTAGTGTGCATGGTTGCTCTGAGACACCGAACCACTCATCATATCCTGCCAATGAAG ATGAAAAGGTTGATGGTGTCAAGGATGCAGCCACCAACGTGTCTCGTGCAGTTTCAAGAAGGGACATGGCAACCCAGATGAGCCCAGAGGGCAGCACAAACTCTTCTCCGAATATGGGACCTTCTTTGTCTGAATCAACTTCTTCAATCATGCCTGTTGTAGAGTTGCAGAGTGCCCCTACTTCTAAATTAGAAGTCCGGGATGTACAGGTAGATGAACGGGTCACCATGACAAGATGGTCCAAGAAACATAAAGCCCGTTTCCCTGGGAAGGGCTCTGAAATTGTTgataattggaaaaagaaagatgCAGATGCTCGATCTCCAGCTTGGGATCTCTCTGAAACAGCAAAGAACATCTCGAA ATGTGTGACCTCTGGGTCTCTTTTTTCCAGAGTTAAAAGGGAAGAAGCTAAAATCACGGCATGGGAGAACCTGCAGAAGGCAAAAGCTGAGGCAGCTATACGGAAATTAGAG ATGAAGCTGGAAAAGAAGAGATCATCTTCTATGGATAAAATAATGAACAAGTTAAGATCAGCTCAGAAGAGAGCTCAAGAAATGAGGAGCTCGGTGTTGGTCAACCAGGCTCATCAAGTTACCAGAACTTCCCACAAAGCTGTGTCATTTCGTAGAACCCGTCAAATGGGTTCTTTGAGTGGATGTTTTACCTGCCATGCATTCTTATAA
- the LOC107420006 gene encoding triacylglycerol lipase OBL1, which translates to MACKENVCNDYMVLKPMDAGFVELIRLLISSKLEERSFIECSEEEGREPRNFGRRWLIFVSVVVQKVLLYVRDPMAQLGHMLVLWLNLVSANGGHLMLFIKRLKGEEVQPDPLSLVSVVGNLDSRVELDDKVKAGNKKYEATLCIMASKLSYENQTFIENVVQNHWKMQFLGFYNFWNGYLDEPSTRAFIFQDKKIDPELIVVAFRGTDPFDADAWRTDFDISWYKLKNVGKMHGGFVKALGLQRNNSWPSEIQQQQDSDQKRFAYYEIRKLLKDILQENKSAKFIVTGHSLGGALAILFVAGLAIHEEAWLMEKLEAVYTFGQPRVGDKQFGEFMNEKLEKFGVRYMRFVYCNDMVPRVPFDDKTLFFKHFGPCLYYNSFYQGKVVSEEPNKNYFSLLWFIPKCLNAVWELIRSFIIPCIKGPEYKESWFMRVFRVVGLVIPGITAHLPPDYVNVTRLGSLPSFTGVHDPIQREDYKAD; encoded by the exons ATGGCTTGTAAGGAAAATGTTTGTAACGATTATATGGTGCTGAAGCCCATGGATGCGGGATTCGTGGAGCTCATTCGTCTGTTAATCTCATCTAAATTGGAGGAAAGAAGTTTCATTGAGTGCTCGGAAGAAGAAGGGAGGGAGCCAAGAAACTTTGGTCGTAGATGGCTAATATTCGTTTCTGTTGTAGTGCAAAAGGTCCTCCTTTATGTGAGAGACCCCATGGCTCAGCTGGGACATATGCTTGTGTTGTGGCTCAATCTTGTATCAGCCAACGGCGGCCATCTCATGCTCTTCATAAAACGTTTAAAAG GAGAGGAGGTGCAGCCAGATCCATTATCGTTGGTATCGGTGGTGGGAAATCTTGACAGCCGAGTGGAATTAGATGACAAAGTTAAAGCTGGTAACAAAAAGTACGAAGCCACGCTGTGTATTATGGCCTCTAAATTGTCATACGAGAATCAAACTTTCATTGAGAACGTAGTCCAGAATCATTGGAAG ATGCAATTCTTGGGGTTCTACAACTTCTGGAACG GTTACTTGGACGAACCTTCAACACGAGCTTTCATATTCCAGGACAAAAAGATTGACCCTGAACTGATAGTGGTAGCATTTAGAGGCACAGACCCGTTTGACGCAGATGCATGGAGGACAGACTTTGATATATCATGGTACAAGCTCAAAAACGTTGGAAAGATGCATGGTGGTTTTGTAAAAGCTCTCGGCCTACAGAGAAACAATTCTTGGCCTTCTGaaatacaacaacaacaagacaGTGACCAAAAACGGTTCGCTTACTATGAAATCAGAAAATTGCTTAAAGATATACTACAAGAGAACAAGAGTGCAAAGTTCATAGTAACGGGCCACAGCTTGGGTGGCGCATTGGCGATATTGTTTGTCGCGGGGCTAGCAATACATGAGGAGGCATGGTTGATGGAGAAATTGGAAGCTGTTTACACGTTTGGACAACCAAGGGTAGGAGACAAGCAGTTTGGAGAATTCATGAATGAGAAGCTTGAAAAGTTCGGTGTTAGGTATATGAGGTTCGTTTACTGCAATGACATGGTGCCTAGGGTGCCTTTTGATGacaaaactctcttttttaAGCACTTTGGACCCTGCCTCTACTACAATAGCTTCTACCAAGGGAAG GTCGTTTCCGAGGAACCAAACAAGAACTATTTCTCTTTGTTATGGTTCATACCGAAGTGTCTAAACGCTGTTTGGGAGTTGATCAGGAGTTTCATAATCCCTTGTATAAAGGGGCCGGAATATAAGGAAAGCTGGTTTATGAGAGTGTTTAGGGTGGTTGGATTAGTAATTCCAGGGATTACAGCTCATCTTCCTCCAGATTATGTCAATGTTACTCGATTGGGATCCTTACCTTCATTCACGGGGGTTCATGACCCAATCCAACGAGAAGATTATAAAGCTGACTGA